In Nanohaloarchaea archaeon SW_7_43_1, a single window of DNA contains:
- the msrA gene encoding peptide-methionine (S)-S-oxide reductase, with product MSKLLISLFLILILGIALGSTVNSSVNISEVLETEDQKDSQANTEWRENLDSKEPVEATFAGGCFWCIEAVYENEKGIESAVSGYTGGKESTATYDQVLIGDTDHREAVRVNYYPSVISYEELLDMYWKSINPTDEGGQFSDRGYQYTTAIYTHNDKQYSLAKASKENLSESGKFEEEIVTEVLNASEFYRAESKHQNYSEKNTLQYKAYEQASGRKGFVERVWEKSPIS from the coding sequence ATGAGTAAGCTGCTGATTTCATTATTTCTTATTCTGATACTTGGAATAGCACTTGGATCAACGGTCAACTCTTCTGTAAATATATCAGAAGTACTTGAAACAGAGGATCAAAAAGACAGTCAAGCAAATACTGAATGGAGAGAAAATTTAGATAGCAAGGAACCTGTAGAAGCTACTTTTGCCGGTGGATGTTTCTGGTGTATCGAGGCCGTCTACGAGAATGAAAAAGGTATTGAATCAGCAGTTTCAGGTTATACAGGAGGAAAAGAATCTACGGCAACATACGATCAGGTTTTAATAGGAGATACTGATCACCGAGAGGCTGTGAGAGTGAATTACTATCCTTCAGTCATATCCTACGAAGAACTACTTGACATGTACTGGAAAAGCATCAATCCAACTGATGAAGGAGGACAGTTCTCAGATAGAGGATACCAGTATACAACAGCAATATACACGCATAACGACAAGCAGTATAGTTTAGCAAAGGCTTCCAAAGAGAACTTGAGCGAGAGCGGGAAGTTTGAGGAAGAAATTGTAACAGAAGTTTTGAACGCTTCAGAGTTTTACAGAGCTGAGAGCAAACACCAGAACTATTCTGAAAAAAACACGTTACAGTATAAGGCCTATGAACAAGCTTCCGGCAGGAAAGGATTTGTTGAAAGAGTCTGGGAGAAAAGCCCAATCAGCTGA
- the msrB gene encoding peptide-methionine (R)-S-oxide reductase, protein MTGTQNINLEDTRFSDEKPGNNSNNSDFRAKNDYNEEIESLSKREYHVTQQNGTEPPFKNELYDEKRPGIYIDVVSGEPLFSSKHKFDSGTGWPSFYKPLEPKNIVERKDPGPFGVRVEIASKHARSHLGHLFEHPDTPTNLRYCMNSAALEFIPADKLEEKGYGEYSDMFESEN, encoded by the coding sequence ATGACAGGAACCCAAAATATCAATCTCGAAGACACAAGATTTAGCGACGAAAAGCCAGGCAATAATTCTAATAACAGTGATTTCCGGGCTAAGAACGACTACAATGAGGAGATAGAAAGTCTCTCGAAGAGAGAATATCATGTAACTCAGCAAAACGGTACAGAACCACCATTCAAAAACGAGCTATACGATGAGAAGAGACCGGGCATCTATATTGATGTAGTTAGTGGGGAACCCCTATTCTCCAGCAAACATAAGTTCGATAGTGGTACCGGTTGGCCGAGCTTCTACAAGCCTCTGGAACCCAAAAATATCGTTGAAAGGAAAGATCCTGGACCTTTCGGTGTAAGAGTTGAAATCGCAAGTAAACATGCCAGAAGCCATCTTGGGCATCTCTTCGAACATCCAGATACTCCTACAAATCTTAGATACTGTATGAACAGTGCAGCACTGGAGTTTATCCCTGCTGACAAACTAGAGGAGAAAGGCTATGGAGAATACAGCGATATGTTTGAATCTGAAAACTAG
- the dapA gene encoding 4-hydroxy-tetrahydrodipicolinate synthase produces the protein MTEEYDFEPEGVFPALPTPMNEEDEINYEASREHLEYLAENGIPGVVPAGCTGHAATLFHDEHIDYVTEVARMADDLGLDVIAGSGTNSTYETIDLAQRIEENADIDAHLMISPYQNKPAQRGNIQHYELVAEEVEEPIIAYNVPSRTGRNLVPETQERISEIPGVIGMKEASNMPDQIRELGERFRDREDFYLLSGDDPRNDLVYNVGGSGAISVTGNIAPERSMEVWETGLLEEDTDRAQELNEEFEPLHNAMFQDGEVNPVGVHYALNQMGFDFGTPRPPNNHQPLENERDVTGELHQNQTEIEEALKEFELN, from the coding sequence ATGACGGAAGAGTATGATTTTGAACCGGAAGGTGTCTTTCCTGCATTACCGACTCCAATGAATGAGGAGGATGAAATCAACTACGAGGCATCCAGAGAGCACCTGGAATATCTTGCAGAGAACGGTATTCCAGGAGTAGTTCCTGCAGGATGCACAGGTCATGCTGCCACTCTTTTCCACGACGAACATATAGATTATGTGACTGAAGTAGCCAGAATGGCGGATGATCTAGGACTAGATGTAATAGCAGGTAGTGGAACAAACAGCACATACGAGACTATCGATCTGGCGCAGCGAATTGAGGAAAACGCAGATATCGACGCCCATCTCATGATCTCACCTTATCAAAACAAGCCAGCGCAGAGAGGAAACATACAGCACTATGAACTAGTGGCAGAGGAAGTTGAAGAACCCATAATAGCATACAATGTTCCAAGTAGAACAGGGAGAAACCTTGTGCCTGAGACACAGGAACGGATCTCGGAGATACCTGGAGTTATCGGTATGAAAGAGGCATCCAACATGCCTGACCAGATAAGGGAGCTTGGTGAAAGATTCAGGGACAGAGAAGATTTCTATCTACTGTCAGGAGACGATCCGAGAAACGACTTGGTCTATAATGTAGGCGGATCAGGAGCCATCTCAGTAACCGGAAATATTGCACCTGAAAGATCGATGGAGGTGTGGGAAACAGGATTATTGGAAGAAGATACAGATAGAGCACAAGAGCTTAACGAGGAATTTGAACCGCTCCACAATGCCATGTTTCAGGATGGAGAAGTGAATCCTGTCGGAGTTCACTATGCATTAAACCAGATGGGGTTCGACTTTGGGACGCCAAGACCGCCCAATAACCACCAGCCGCTGGAAAATGAAAGAGATGTTACCGGTGAACTCCATCAAAATCAGACAGAAATCGAAGAGGCTCTGAAGGAGTTTGAACTAAACTAA
- a CDS encoding cytochrome C biogenesis protein, with product MVVGELSSSFVLGLLTPLTAACVLPLYPGYISYLSKQFSGEESQKTYALFGVVVVGGVMSFMLGLGLIFSALLQLSLTSVIETVSPLAFGLLGMMSIALIIDLDIGSQSSGFEGPEFDNPLASAYGFGFFFGAIIIPCNPAFISVFFARAFLFDTPISSLMNFTAFGLGIGFPLLFFSLASSRWSDRIISVLKRYETEINRVSGLVMLAVSVYYLVFVFQILG from the coding sequence ATGGTAGTTGGAGAGCTCAGCAGTTCTTTCGTTCTAGGTCTTTTAACTCCGTTGACTGCTGCATGTGTATTACCGCTTTATCCGGGATATATCTCTTATCTGTCGAAGCAGTTTTCAGGCGAAGAGTCACAGAAAACCTATGCACTTTTCGGAGTAGTTGTGGTCGGAGGAGTGATGAGTTTCATGTTGGGTTTAGGCTTAATTTTCTCGGCTCTTTTACAGCTGTCTTTAACCAGCGTTATAGAAACTGTTTCTCCATTAGCTTTTGGTTTACTGGGAATGATGAGTATAGCGCTAATAATTGATCTGGATATCGGTTCTCAGTCATCAGGCTTTGAAGGTCCTGAATTCGATAATCCTTTGGCTAGTGCATATGGATTTGGTTTTTTCTTTGGGGCGATTATAATACCATGCAATCCTGCTTTTATCTCAGTGTTTTTCGCTAGAGCGTTTCTCTTTGATACTCCTATTTCAAGTCTCATGAATTTCACTGCTTTTGGTTTGGGAATAGGCTTTCCTTTACTGTTTTTCTCTCTTGCATCCTCTAGGTGGAGTGATAGAATTATTTCTGTGTTGAAAAGGTATGAAACGGAGATAAACAGGGTTTCGGGTCTGGTTATGCTGGCGGTCTCAGTTTACTATCTGGTATTTGTTTTCCAGATACTGGGATAG